In Carassius gibelio isolate Cgi1373 ecotype wild population from Czech Republic chromosome B2, carGib1.2-hapl.c, whole genome shotgun sequence, a single genomic region encodes these proteins:
- the guk1a gene encoding guanylate kinase isoform X2 yields the protein MRDHSKEEAMAGPRPVVMSGPSGAGKSTLLKKLLKEFDGVFGFSVSHTTRSPRPGEENGKDYHYVTREVMQAAIAKGEFIENAEFSGNMYGTSKAAVQAVQAKNLICILDIDMQGVNNIKRTDLNPIYVSIQPPSMETLEKRLRDRKTESEESLQKRLRAAKVDMEISKEPGLFDVLIVNDDLDLAYGKLKDALLEEIQKVRDTNKS from the exons ATGAGAGACCACAGCAAGGAAGAAG cGATGGCTGGACCGAGGCCTGTGGTGATGAGTGGACCGTCTGGAGCTGGCAAGAGCACTCTGCTGAAGAAGCTGCTCAAGGAGTTTGACGGCGTCTTTGGCTTCAGCGTTTCCC atacgACGCGGAGCCCCCGTCCAGGAGAGGAGAACGGCAAAG attATCATTATGTTACCAGGGAAGTGATGCAGGCGGCCATAGCAAAGGGGGAATTTATCgaaaatgctgaattttcagggAACATGTATGGAACAAG TAAAGCAGCTGTACAGGCTGTTCAAGCCAAAaatttgatttgcattttggaCATTGACATGCAGGGAGTGAATAACATTAAGAGAACCGATCTCAACCCCATCTATGTGTCCATCCAGCCTCCGTCAATGGAAACCCTG GAAAAACGATTAAGGGATAGAAAAACCGAATCTGAGGAAAGTCTACAAAAACGTTTACGTGCCGCCAAAGTTGACATGGAAATAA GTAAAGAGCCAGGTTTATTTGATGTACTGATTGTCAATGATGATCTTGACCTAGCGTATGGGAAATTAAAAGACGCTCTTCTTGAG GAAATCCAGAAGGTCAGAGACACCAACAAATCATAG
- the guk1a gene encoding guanylate kinase isoform X1: MYLRFISRVFSAMAGPRPVVMSGPSGAGKSTLLKKLLKEFDGVFGFSVSHTTRSPRPGEENGKDYHYVTREVMQAAIAKGEFIENAEFSGNMYGTSKAAVQAVQAKNLICILDIDMQGVNNIKRTDLNPIYVSIQPPSMETLEKRLRDRKTESEESLQKRLRAAKVDMEISKEPGLFDVLIVNDDLDLAYGKLKDALLEEIQKVRDTNKS, encoded by the exons ATGTATTTGAGGTTTATTTCCAGGGTTTTTTCAG cGATGGCTGGACCGAGGCCTGTGGTGATGAGTGGACCGTCTGGAGCTGGCAAGAGCACTCTGCTGAAGAAGCTGCTCAAGGAGTTTGACGGCGTCTTTGGCTTCAGCGTTTCCC atacgACGCGGAGCCCCCGTCCAGGAGAGGAGAACGGCAAAG attATCATTATGTTACCAGGGAAGTGATGCAGGCGGCCATAGCAAAGGGGGAATTTATCgaaaatgctgaattttcagggAACATGTATGGAACAAG TAAAGCAGCTGTACAGGCTGTTCAAGCCAAAaatttgatttgcattttggaCATTGACATGCAGGGAGTGAATAACATTAAGAGAACCGATCTCAACCCCATCTATGTGTCCATCCAGCCTCCGTCAATGGAAACCCTG GAAAAACGATTAAGGGATAGAAAAACCGAATCTGAGGAAAGTCTACAAAAACGTTTACGTGCCGCCAAAGTTGACATGGAAATAA GTAAAGAGCCAGGTTTATTTGATGTACTGATTGTCAATGATGATCTTGACCTAGCGTATGGGAAATTAAAAGACGCTCTTCTTGAG GAAATCCAGAAGGTCAGAGACACCAACAAATCATAG
- the guk1a gene encoding guanylate kinase isoform X3, whose amino-acid sequence MAGPRPVVMSGPSGAGKSTLLKKLLKEFDGVFGFSVSHTTRSPRPGEENGKDYHYVTREVMQAAIAKGEFIENAEFSGNMYGTSKAAVQAVQAKNLICILDIDMQGVNNIKRTDLNPIYVSIQPPSMETLEKRLRDRKTESEESLQKRLRAAKVDMEISKEPGLFDVLIVNDDLDLAYGKLKDALLEEIQKVRDTNKS is encoded by the exons ATGGCTGGACCGAGGCCTGTGGTGATGAGTGGACCGTCTGGAGCTGGCAAGAGCACTCTGCTGAAGAAGCTGCTCAAGGAGTTTGACGGCGTCTTTGGCTTCAGCGTTTCCC atacgACGCGGAGCCCCCGTCCAGGAGAGGAGAACGGCAAAG attATCATTATGTTACCAGGGAAGTGATGCAGGCGGCCATAGCAAAGGGGGAATTTATCgaaaatgctgaattttcagggAACATGTATGGAACAAG TAAAGCAGCTGTACAGGCTGTTCAAGCCAAAaatttgatttgcattttggaCATTGACATGCAGGGAGTGAATAACATTAAGAGAACCGATCTCAACCCCATCTATGTGTCCATCCAGCCTCCGTCAATGGAAACCCTG GAAAAACGATTAAGGGATAGAAAAACCGAATCTGAGGAAAGTCTACAAAAACGTTTACGTGCCGCCAAAGTTGACATGGAAATAA GTAAAGAGCCAGGTTTATTTGATGTACTGATTGTCAATGATGATCTTGACCTAGCGTATGGGAAATTAAAAGACGCTCTTCTTGAG GAAATCCAGAAGGTCAGAGACACCAACAAATCATAG
- the LOC127951159 gene encoding ADP-ribosylation factor 1, translated as MGNLFANLFKVFGKKEMRILMVGLDAAGKTTILYKLKLGEIVTTIPTIGFNVETVEYKNISFTVWDVGGQDKIRPLWRHYFQNTQGLIFVVDSNDRERVNEGREELMRMLAEDELREAVLLVFANKQDLPNAMNAAEITDKLGLHSLRHRNWYIQATCATSGDGLYEGLDWLSNQLKNQK; from the exons ATGGGCAACCTATTCGCAAACCTCTTTAAAGTCTTCGGGAAGAAAGAGATGAGGATTCTTATGGTGGGTCTGGATGCTGCTGGAAAGACGACGATCCTGTACAAGCTGAAGCTCGGGGAGATCGTTACCACCATCCCAACAATCG GTTTTAACGTCGAAACTGTGGAGTACAAGAATATAAGTTTCACAGTTTGGGACGTCGGTGGGCAAGATAAGATTCGACCATTGTGGCGCCATTATTTCCAGAACACACAAG GTCTGATCTTTGTGGTTGACAGTAACGACAGAGAGCGTGTGAATGAAGGGCGAGAGGAGCTGATGAGGATGTTAGCTGAGGATGAGCTCAGGGAAGCAGTCCTGCTCGTGTTTGCCAACAAACAG GATCTACCGAACGCCATGAACGCTGCAGAAATCACGGACAAGCTGGGGCTGCATTCGCTCCGGCACAGGAACTGGTACATTCAGGCCACATGCGCCACAAGCGGCGACGGCCTTTATGAAGGACTCGACTGGTTGTCCAATCAACTGAAGAACCAGAAATAA